The Chloroflexota bacterium region GGGCGGCGCCCGGGCTTTGGGCGTCGTGCTGACCTGGTACGGCGAGAACCTTGCGGACGACGAGGGCGCCATACTCGCGCCGAGCCTCATCAATCCCCTGCGCCGCTTTGCCACGCTGGGCATCTACATCATCGCGATCCTGCTGGCCCTGGAGTTGGTGGGCATCAGCGTGACGCCGCTGGTGGCGGGTCTCGGCATCGGCGGTCTGGCTGTCGCGCTGGCGGTGCAGCCGACGCTGTCGAACTTCTTCGCGGGCAGCTACCTCTCTGGCGACCGGGTCATCAGCGCGGGGGACTTCGTCGAGCTGGAGAACGGATTTCAGGGCTACGTGGTGGACGTGGGATGGCGGAGCACACGGCTGCGGACGCCGTACAACAACCTCGTGGTGGTGCCGAACTCGCGGCTGGCCGACAGCATGCTGACGAACTATTCGAGCCCGGAGGAGCAGATCGGGGTGCTCGTCATGTGCGGCGTGAGCTACAGCAGCGCGCTGGCAGACGTGGAGCGGATGGCCAAGGAGGCGGCGCAGAAGGTCGTCGACAACACGGACGGCGCGGACAAGGGGATGGCGCCGTGGTTCGGGTTCGAGACGTTCGGCGACTCCAACATCGACTTCTGGGTGTGGGTGCAGGCCAACAGCCGGATCGATTCCTTCATCGTCAAGAGTGAGCTGATCAAGGCGCTGCACGAGCGGTTCGGGGCGGAGGGGATCTCCATCAACTACCCGATGCGCCACCTGGTGTTCCCGGAGGACGGGCTGCCGGTGACGCATACCGAGGGCGACGGGCCGTCGGCGTAGCCGGGGCGAGGCCCTTCGGCAGGCTCAGGGTGAACGTCGGCCGCCGTCACACTGGCGGCGCAACCTCGTAGACGACGCTTTCCCAGAGTGTCTTCGGCAGGGCGACTAGAGCGTCGTGGCCGGGCTCGCGGACGTCGAGGACGCGCTTGCGGGTGACGGGGCCGAAGCGCTCGGCCCACGGGCACCACTCGCGGAAGCCCGCGAGGGTGTGGGCCTCGCCGCCGAGGAAGAAGTGCTCGATATCACGCTCGTACGGGGTGAGTCGGGCCTGCAACTCCTCACAGACTTCCTTGTAGAGCTCGTGCATCTGGCCCTCTCGGATGCGGCGGAAGCGGTTGGACGACGAGCCGCCCTTCTTGTGGCGCCCCTTGACGAAGCGGCGGTCGGTCTTGGACGCGAGCAGGCGCTCGCCGCGGTAGACGCCGATGCCGTAGCGGCCGAGGCGCACGAGGCAGGCGGCGATGACGGGCTCGGTGTCCAAGAGGGCGAGCAGGGGCGTTGCGTCGATGCCTTCTGTCTGCATCTCGACGGCGAGGGGGAGCGGGGGGAGGACGGCGCGGAGGAGGCGTCCGTCCCAGAAGAGCGCGGCGCCGACGTCGGATGCGGCGATGGCGGCGGTCACGCGGTCGAGGCCGTCGGCGCCGGCGAGGGTG contains the following coding sequences:
- a CDS encoding mechanosensitive ion channel family protein, encoding MNNPPAHAIASISFGSTYADVAALVGAFLLFVLLSYLVHFILDRVADSLKRKQRAEVIEHLIQATYRPITLFFLVQGILAVAVLLSQMERWHGVIGLDAWLNIIFRGWAVLTLLLVAAGGARALGVVLTWYGENLADDEGAILAPSLINPLRRFATLGIYIIAILLALELVGISVTPLVAGLGIGGLAVALAVQPTLSNFFAGSYLSGDRVISAGDFVELENGFQGYVVDVGWRSTRLRTPYNNLVVVPNSRLADSMLTNYSSPEEQIGVLVMCGVSYSSALADVERMAKEAAQKVVDNTDGADKGMAPWFGFETFGDSNIDFWVWVQANSRIDSFIVKSELIKALHERFGAEGISINYPMRHLVFPEDGLPVTHTEGDGPSA
- a CDS encoding Vms1/Ankzf1 family peptidyl-tRNA hydrolase translates to MTTHTAAVTRRVLPKDRMRRYLDALLARPGATARTACLAPWSAPPPLAELSPTLAGADGLDRVTAAIAASDVGAALFWDGRLLRAVLPPLPLAVEMQTEGIDATPLLALLDTEPVIAACLVRLGRYGIGVYRGERLLASKTDRRFVKGRHKKGGSSSNRFRRIREGQMHELYKEVCEELQARLTPYERDIEHFFLGGEAHTLAGFREWCPWAERFGPVTRKRVLDVREPGHDALVALPKTLWESVVYEVAPPV